In a genomic window of Kwoniella mangroviensis CBS 8507 chromosome 2, whole genome shotgun sequence:
- a CDS encoding pyruvate dehydrogenase (acetyl-transferring) E1 component, alpha subunit, translating into MSFSLLRTRGLRAATRTAGVRPVRSTLPALRFLQTDADKSSPAEALPESGDQPFTVALHGESFHSYRCDAPSNEISITKDEMVKMYTTMVQMRRMEQAADALYKQKMIRGFCHLAIGQEAVSVGMEHAIDGDDRVITSYRCHTFAVLRGGTVKGVIAELMGRVDGMSYGKGGSMHIFTPSFFGGNGIVGAQVPVGAGIALAQKYLKKKTATFALYGDGASNQGQVFEAYNMAKLWNLPCVFVCENNKYGMGTSAERSSQNTEFFTRGDKIPGLQVNGMDILAVKKAAAWAKEWVTSGKGPLVVEFVTYRYGGHSMSDPGTTYRTRDEVQQMRSEKDAIAGLKRYILEWGVTDEASLKAIDKKAKEEVDAAVEEAKKSPFPDVKTFWTDIYYKGTEPPMMRGREKEEYHVYSQA; encoded by the exons ATGTCATTCTCACTCCTCAGAACTCGTGGGCTTAGAGCTGCGACCAGGACAGCGGGTGTC CGACCCGTTCGATCCACTCTCCCTGCTTTGAGGTTCCTCCAGACTGACGCAGACAAATCATCGCCTGCTGAAGCTTTGCCTGAATCCGGAGATCAACCT TTCACCGTAGCTCTTCACGGAGAATCTTTCCACTCTTACCGATGTGATGCCCCTTCAAACGAGATCTCAATCACcaaggatgagatggtgaagatgtacACCACTATG GTCCaaatgagaaggatggaacaAGCTGCCGATGCGTTGTAcaagcagaagatgatccgagGTTTCTGTCATTTGGCTATCGGTCAAGAAGCCGTCTCAGTCGGTATGGAACACGCCATCGACGGTGATGATCGAGTGATCACCTCGTACAGATGTCACACTTTCGCAGTGTTGAGAGGTGGTACAGTCAAGGGAGTTATTGCCGAGTTGATGG GCCGAGTCGACGGTATGTCGTACGGAAAAGGTGGTTCCATGCACATTTTcactccctctttcttcggtGGTAACGGTATCGTCGGTGCTCAA GTACCCGTCGGTGCTGGTATTGCTCTCGCCCAAAAatacttgaagaagaagactgCTACTTTCGCTCTTTACGGTGATGGTGCTTCTAACCAGGGTCAAGTGTTCGAAGCTTACAACATG GCTAAACTCTGGAACCTCCCTTGTGTCTTCGTCTGTGAGAACAACAAATACGGTATGGGTACTTCTGCCGAACGATCTTCTCAAAATACCGAGTTCTTCACTCGAGGTGATAAGATCCCAGGTCTCCAG GTCAACGGTATGGATATCCTCGCTGTCAAGAAAGCTGCCGCTTGGGCCAAAGAATGGGTCACCTCAGGAAAAGGTCCATTGGTAGTTGAATTTGTTACCTACAGATATGGTGGTCACTC CATGTCCGACCCCGGTACCACCTACCGAACCAGAGATGAAGTCCAACAGATGCGATCTGAGAAGGATGCTATCGCCGGTTTGAAGAGATACATCCTGGAATGGGGAGTCACCGATGAGGCCAGCTTAAAG GCTATCGACAAGAAGGCCAAGGAGGAAGTTGACGCTGCCGTCGAGGAAGCTaagaaatcacctttcccaGATGTTAAGACCTTCTGGACCGATATTTAC TACAAGGGTACCGAACCACCTATGATgcgaggaagagagaaggaagaatacCACGTTTACTCCCAAGCATAA
- a CDS encoding glyceraldehyde-3-phosphate dehydrogenase, type I, whose protein sequence is MGVNDRDVVIGAATVIQTRQNTQETYLIAKANMPIAVTEQSSLPKVGINGFGRIGRALFRLLLEREDLLLVAVNHTAHSSEHLMTAIMHDSTHGRFRSGADLSICPEDHPSLLKATPNNPKPSALIFRGRIIHLFSERDATKLDWSSANADYIMESTGKLTTKEKAEVHIKHGKAKKVLISAPSKDTLNCVYGVNHHVYIGKDDVLSNASCTTNCLAPLALVLQRAFGVETGMMTTIHASTASQKVLDGFSTKDIRQGRSAMGNIIPATTGAAQAVVKVLPELAGKFHGISVRVPVTNVSLVDLTVTLSTPVASKEALIRPFRAAAARRPIQSSTPHPDGPALAGVLGVSDEKLVSSDYLSSTQSSILDVDATVMLNDRTAKIVAWYDNEWGFSSRMCDLVAYMARRTEED, encoded by the exons ATGGGTGTCAATGATAGAGATGTAGTGATTGGAGCAGCAACGGTCATACAGACGAGGCAGAATACTCAAGAAACGTACTTGATCGCAAAAGCCAATA TGCCAATCGCTGTCACTGAACAATCGTCACTTCCGAAAGTGGGAATCAATGGTTTCGGTCGTATAG GTCGAGCTTTATTCCGACTGTTGctcgaaagagaagatctaTTGCTGGTGGCAGTGAATCACACCGCACATTCCTCTGAACATCTGATGACGGCAATTATGCATGATTCAACACATGGAAGATTCCGATCAGGGGCCGACCTGTCCATCTGTCCTGAAGATCATCCTAGTCTTCTCAAAGCTACGCCTAACAACCCCAAACCTTCAGCATTGATCTTCCGAGGAAGGATTATACATTTGTTTTCAGAGAGGGATGCCACAAAATTAGATTGGTCTTCTGCAAACGCGGACTACATTATGGAATCAACTGGAAAATTGACCACTAAGGAGAAAGCCGAAGTGCATATCAAGCATGGAAAAGCTAAAAAAGTTTTGATTTCGGCACCAAGTAAAGATACATTGAATTGCGTATACGGTGTAAATCATCATGTGTACATTGGGAAAGACGATGTCTTAAGTAATGCTTCCTGTACA ACAAATTGCTTGGCGCCTTTAGCACTCGTTCTTCAACGAGCCTTCGGTGTGGAAACTGGAATGATGACAACAATTCATGCAAGTACAGCAAGTCAGAAAGTGCTTGATGGATTCAGTACGAAAGATATCAGACAGG GTCGTTCGGCTATGGGAAATATCATCCCAGCGACTACAGGTGCAGCCCAAGCAGTAGTAAAGGTTCTGCCGGAGTTAGCAGGCAAATTCCATG GTATATCCGTTCGAGTACCAGTAACAAATGTTTCTCTTGTCGATTTGACTGTGACACTGTCGACACCTGTTGCGTCCAAGGAAGCTTTGATCAGACCATTCAGAGCAGCGGCGGCCCGGCGACCAATCCAATCGAGCACTCCTCATCCGGATGGTCCAGCTTTAGCTGGTGTATTGGGTGTATCAGATGAGAAATTAGTTTCCTCAGATTACCTATCTTCGACTCAAAGTAGTATCCTAGACGTCGATGCGACTGTCATGCTGAATGATAGAACCGCAAAGATAGTAGCTTGGTATGATAACGAATGGGGATTTTCCTCTCGAA TGTGTGATCTTGTCGCTTACATGGCTAGAAGGACGGAGGAGGATTAA